Part of the Azoarcus sp. KH32C genome, TCAGCGATCCGTTCAGCAAGGAACTGCTCGATCGGTACAACCAGCTCTACCCCGGTGGCGCCAAATTGACCGGGGGCAGCGCGGCCACCGGCATGTATCGGGGCCTGAAACTGTGGGAGGCCGCAGTGAAGGAGGCGGGCTCGCTGAAGCAGGAAGACGTCATCAAGGCGCTCGACCATGCGACGATCGCCGAGGGGCCGGGCGGCCCGGCGCAAATGGTGCCGGGCCAGCATCACGTCCGGATGAACATGTACGTCGCCCAGGTGAGCAACGGCAGCTTGAACGTCGTCAAAGACCTCGGGGCATTCGATCCGAAGGAGTGCCTGCAGGGTGTGAAGTAGAAGACCAAGGAAGGCAACGAGCCGCCTGCTGCTCCGGGAACTCGTCACGTACAATGCAATCCGAATTAAGCCCCTCTCTCCCGGAACGCGATGAACTCGAACTTCCCTCGCCTGTTCACCGCCGCCATCGCCCTCGCGATGACTGGTTTCGCCCACTCGGCCATCGCCCAGGAAGCTCACGCCGCGACGGCCGCCTCTGCCTGTCTCACGCCCGCCGCCTGGCACAGCCTTGACGGCAAACGGCCGCGCGTCGCGGCCCCCGTCGCCCTGCTGGCGGAGATGGCGAAACGCGACGTTGTCCTGCTGGGGGAGCACCATGACGAAGACGACCATCACCGCTGGCAAGCGCAGGTGCTGGCCGAGCTTCATATCCAGCGCCCGAACATGATCATCGGTTTCGAGATGTTCCCACGCCGGGTGCAGCCGGTACTGGACCGCTGGGTGGCGGGCGAACTCACGGTCAAGGATTTTCTGGATCAGTCCGAATGGGGCAAAGTATGGAACTGGCCGGCGGAAATATATGTGCCGCTGTTCGAATTCGCCCGCATCAACCGCATCCGCATGGTGGCGCTGAACGTCGACGAATCGCTTAACCGTGCCATCACCCAGAAAGGCTGGGACGCGGTCCCGCCGGCCCAGCGGGAAGGCGTCGGTCGCCCCGCGGCACCGGTCGAAACCTATCGCGATCAACTGTTCGAGGTGTATCGCGAACACGCTGCACATAGAGGCAAGGATGGCGCGAAGGTGGCGCAAAGCGATGCGGCCTTCGGCTATTTCGTCGAGTCGCAAACCACCTGGGACCGAGCCATGGCAGAGGCGCTGGCCCGAGCCCTGAACGCGGGCCCGGCGACGGACAAGCCCCTCGTCGTCGGCATCATGGGCAGCGGCCATCTCCGCTTCGGCCATGGCGTGCCGCACCAGCTGCGCGATCTCGGCGTCACCCGTATCGGCACCCTGCTGCCCCTGCCGGCCGACTTCGATTGCGACGAGCTTCGCACCGGCCTCGCGGACGCCGTGTTCGCGCTGCCGACCCATGCGGGGACCAAGCCGGAACCGCCGCGGCTCGGCGTGCGCCTCGAAGAGGAAGGCGGCGGCGTGCGCATCGCCGACGTCACACCCGGCAGTCTCGCCGACAAGACGGGCCTGAAGAACGGCGACCGTTTGGTCGAAGTGGCGGGACGCCCGGTGAAGCAGACGAGTTCAGTGATCGCATCGGTGCGTGGGCAGCCGCCCGGCACGTGGCTTCCAATGCGCGTAAAACGGGGCGACGAGACGCTCGACTTCGTCATCAAATTTCCGCCCGCGCCATGAAGGCTGTCCTGCTCCCTATCCTTCTCCTCTTCACGTCCGCGGCGCGGGCCGCCTCGCCGAGTCTGGAACTCGCAGTCGAACTCGATCCCGGCACTCACCACCTCGCCGTGCAAGCCGACGTCGCGCCAGCCTCCCACGACTTCCGTTTCGAGCTGCACGAAACCTTGGAAGTGAGCGCCGCAACCGCGAACGGCAAACCGCTGACCGTCCGCCCCGCCGGCCGCCACGGTCCGATTCGCGCCTGGCAAGTGACGCTGCCTCCCACTGCGGACAAGCTGCATCTCGAATACGCCGGCACCCTGCCCGCCCTGGACTCCAAGCTCGATCATCGCGACGTGCTGCAAGGCCTGTCGCCAGCGGCGTCGACGGACGGGAGCTTCCTGCCGTCCGGAGGCGCCTGGTATCCGCGGCCGTCAGCGCTGTTCGC contains:
- a CDS encoding ChaN family lipoprotein, with translation MNSNFPRLFTAAIALAMTGFAHSAIAQEAHAATAASACLTPAAWHSLDGKRPRVAAPVALLAEMAKRDVVLLGEHHDEDDHHRWQAQVLAELHIQRPNMIIGFEMFPRRVQPVLDRWVAGELTVKDFLDQSEWGKVWNWPAEIYVPLFEFARINRIRMVALNVDESLNRAITQKGWDAVPPAQREGVGRPAAPVETYRDQLFEVYREHAAHRGKDGAKVAQSDAAFGYFVESQTTWDRAMAEALARALNAGPATDKPLVVGIMGSGHLRFGHGVPHQLRDLGVTRIGTLLPLPADFDCDELRTGLADAVFALPTHAGTKPEPPRLGVRLEEEGGGVRIADVTPGSLADKTGLKNGDRLVEVAGRPVKQTSSVIASVRGQPPGTWLPMRVKRGDETLDFVIKFPPAP